Genomic segment of Kibdelosporangium phytohabitans:
CGAGCACCTGCTTGCCCGCGAAGGACTTGCGCAGTCCCGTGATCTGGATGCCCACCCGGTCACACGTCGTTCTCGGTCAGGCCGAGCCCGGCGGCCAGGTCGAACAGCGGCTGGTAGGTCTCCTTGGTCACCGTGACCAGCGGACCGGGCGGGGTGACGTCGAGGAACTCGCCGACCTTGGCCACGTCGGCCGGGCCGAGTTCGAGCAGTCCCCCGCGGATCGCGTCGGCCAGCTTCGGGTCGAGGTCGCCGCGGATGGTGATCGGGTCGTTCGGGATCGGCGCTGAGGTCCACACCTGGCGGAACCCCGACGGGTCGAACGTGCCCGCCGCTTTGGCGCTGGCCAGTTGCTGGCTGTTGATCTCGGCGGCGGCCACCTTGCCGTTCTTCAACGCCAGCAACGCCTCCGGGTGACCACCGGCGTAGTCGACCTTGATGTCCTTGACGTCCTTGAAGGCGAACCGGGGCAGCGCGTCACCGGAGGTCGAGCCGGGGCTGGACAAGGCGACCGTCTTGCCGGACAGGTCGTTGACGGACTTGATCGGCGAGTCCGCCGGGACCCAGATACCGGCGGTGTACGTGGTGAGTTCGCCCTTGGCGTCGGCGAAGGACGCGACCGCCTGCGCGTTGGCCTTCTGGCTGGCGAACACGAAACCGAGCGGGCCGAACTGGGCGATCTCCAGTTTGCCGTTGCGCATCGCGAGCACCTCGGCCGAGTAGTCCTCGACCACCTGGAGCTCGACCTTGCAGTTCAGCTTGCTCTGCAGGGCGTTGGCCAGGACCTCGTAGGCGGGTTTGAGCTTGGCGGGGTCCTCGTACGGTTCGATGCCGAACCGGATGCGGCCGTCCGGGCACGTTGCGCCCGAAGCGGACTGCTCGCTGCCACACGCGGTGACAGTCAGGCACAGCAACGCGATCACACTCAACAGTGCGCGCATGGGGTTCCAGCTCCCTGTGGTTCTCTAGAACGTGTCGAGGACGTCCGGGGCGAGCCCGAACGCGGTTGTCATGCCGATCCCGGATGTCACAGCTGCGACCCGGACCCCGTCGGCCGGGCTGGCCACCAGGTACGGCTGCGGCGCGGACGCGTAGACGCCACGCCAGTGTTCGCGAACCGCGAGGCTCGGTACACCGAGGAAACGTGCGGTCTCGGACAGCACGTGCCGGTCGAGTTCGTTGTCCTCGAACGGATCGAGCGTCCGGTGGTACGTGTGCGTGTCACCGATGGTCAGCGACCCGTCCGGTCGTTGGGTGTACATCAGGTTGAGTCCGATCCGGAC
This window contains:
- a CDS encoding phosphate/phosphite/phosphonate ABC transporter substrate-binding protein, producing MRALLSVIALLCLTVTACGSEQSASGATCPDGRIRFGIEPYEDPAKLKPAYEVLANALQSKLNCKVELQVVEDYSAEVLAMRNGKLEIAQFGPLGFVFASQKANAQAVASFADAKGELTTYTAGIWVPADSPIKSVNDLSGKTVALSSPGSTSGDALPRFAFKDVKDIKVDYAGGHPEALLALKNGKVAAAEINSQQLASAKAAGTFDPSGFRQVWTSAPIPNDPITIRGDLDPKLADAIRGGLLELGPADVAKVGEFLDVTPPGPLVTVTKETYQPLFDLAAGLGLTENDV